Proteins found in one Thermaerobacter subterraneus DSM 13965 genomic segment:
- the sppA gene encoding signal peptide peptidase SppA, with the protein MTSQRQPWASRRLQWAFVLVLGLLVAGSVVALLVPGGRDGLGAGTAGQIAVVTIDGPIAAGASAEGLLGAVVGADDIVSQLQQAREDPAVAAVVIRMNTPGGSAAAAQEIGVAVQRLREAGKPVVVSIGDLGASGGYWIAAMADRIVANPASLTGSIGVIMEVTHYEDLYEKLGIDVETIKSGPFKDIGSATRPLTAEERRLLQGLVNDIYQQFVDVVARGRGMSRERVLELADGRVFTGRQAKAEGLVDQLGTFEDAADLAAQLAGLEDYELIEYGPSSPLQDLLRWLGASGRTGLVQGAGLVPELVRWELYRAVPR; encoded by the coding sequence ATGACCAGCCAGCGTCAGCCATGGGCCAGCCGGCGCCTGCAGTGGGCTTTTGTGCTCGTCCTCGGCCTGCTGGTGGCCGGATCGGTGGTGGCCCTGCTGGTACCCGGCGGAAGAGACGGCCTGGGGGCAGGAACCGCCGGCCAGATCGCCGTGGTGACCATCGACGGGCCCATCGCCGCCGGGGCCAGCGCCGAGGGGCTGCTGGGCGCCGTGGTGGGGGCCGACGACATCGTCAGCCAGCTGCAGCAGGCCCGCGAGGACCCGGCGGTAGCGGCCGTGGTCATCCGGATGAACACGCCCGGTGGCAGCGCGGCCGCGGCCCAGGAGATCGGCGTGGCCGTCCAGCGCCTGCGGGAGGCGGGGAAGCCGGTGGTGGTGTCCATCGGCGACCTGGGTGCCTCGGGAGGCTACTGGATCGCCGCCATGGCCGACCGCATCGTCGCCAACCCGGCCTCCCTGACCGGCAGCATCGGCGTGATCATGGAGGTCACCCACTACGAGGACCTGTACGAGAAGCTGGGCATCGATGTCGAGACCATCAAGAGCGGGCCCTTCAAGGACATCGGCTCGGCCACCCGGCCGCTGACGGCCGAGGAGCGGCGGTTGCTTCAGGGGCTGGTCAACGACATCTACCAGCAGTTCGTCGACGTGGTGGCCCGGGGGCGGGGCATGAGCCGGGAGCGGGTGCTGGAGCTGGCCGACGGACGGGTTTTCACGGGGCGCCAGGCCAAGGCGGAGGGCCTGGTGGACCAGCTGGGCACCTTCGAGGATGCGGCCGACCTGGCCGCCCAGCTGGCGGGGCTTGAAGACTACGAGCTCATCGAATACGGTCCCTCCAGTCCCTTGCAGGACCTGCTGCGCTGGCTCGGCGCCAGCGGCCGCACGGGACTGGTCCAGGGCGCCGGCCTGGTGCCGGAGCTGGTGCGCTGGGAGCTGTACCGGGCGGTGCCTCGCTAG